In Blautia wexlerae DSM 19850, a single window of DNA contains:
- the rpsO gene encoding 30S ribosomal protein S15, translating into MISKEKKAAIMKEYARTEGDTGSPEVQVAVLTARIQELTEHLQSNHKDHHSRRGLLKMVGQRRGLLAYLKKTDIERYRALIEKLGLRK; encoded by the coding sequence ATGATTTCAAAAGAAAAGAAAGCAGCGATCATGAAAGAATATGCAAGAACTGAAGGCGATACAGGATCACCGGAAGTACAGGTAGCAGTTCTTACAGCAAGAATTCAGGAACTTACAGAGCATTTACAGAGCAACCATAAAGATCATCACTCCAGACGTGGTCTTCTGAAAATGGTAGGTCAGAGACGTGGACTGTTAGCTTACCTGAAGAAAACAGACATCGAAAGATACCGTGCACTGATTGAAAAATTAGGCTTAAGAAAATAA
- a CDS encoding polyribonucleotide nucleotidyltransferase: MYKSYSMELAGRTLTVDINRVAKQANGAALMHYGDTTVLSTATASKEPREGIDFFPLSVEYEEKMYAVGKIPGGFNKREGKASEHAILTSRVIDRPMRPLFPKDYRNDVTLVNMVMSVDPECNPEIPAMLGSSIATCISDIPFDGPCATTQVGLINGEYIINPTMAQKDVSDLQLTVASTREKVIMIEAGAKEVPEDKMIEAIYKAHEVNQEIIKFIDKIVEECGKPKHSYESCAVPEELFAAIKEIVPPAEMEVAVFSDDKQTREENIRQVTEKLKEAFADKEEWLAVLGEAVYQYQKKTVRKMILKDHKRPDGRAITQIRPLAAETDIIPRVHGSAMFTRGQTQICTITTLAPLAEAQKLDGLDEFETSKRYMHHYNFPSYSVGETKPSRGPGRREIGHGALAERALVPVLPSEEEFPYAIRTVSETFESNGSTSQASICASTMSLMAAGVPIKKPVAGISCGLVTGDTDDDYIVLTDIQGLEDFFGDMDFKVAGTHDGITAIQMDIKIHGLTRPIVEEAIRRTKEAREYILTEVMEKCIAAPRTSVGEYAPKIIQIQIDPQKIGDVVGQRGKTINTIIERTGVKIDITDEGAVSICGVDQKSMDEAANMVKIIATDFEAGQIFTGKVVSIKEFGAFVEFAPGKEGMVHISKICKERINRVEDVLTLGDKVKVVCLGKDKMGRISFSMKDVPEEA, translated from the coding sequence ATGTACAAAAGTTATTCCATGGAATTAGCCGGAAGAACCTTGACAGTAGATATCAACCGCGTTGCAAAACAGGCAAACGGTGCAGCATTAATGCACTATGGTGATACTACAGTTTTATCTACAGCAACAGCATCCAAAGAGCCAAGAGAAGGAATTGATTTCTTCCCGTTAAGCGTTGAATATGAAGAGAAAATGTATGCAGTAGGCAAAATCCCAGGAGGATTTAACAAGAGAGAGGGAAAAGCAAGCGAGCATGCAATCCTTACTTCACGCGTGATCGACAGACCAATGCGTCCTCTGTTTCCGAAGGACTACAGAAACGACGTAACACTGGTAAACATGGTTATGTCTGTTGATCCTGAGTGTAATCCGGAGATTCCGGCTATGCTTGGTTCCTCTATTGCAACCTGTATTTCCGATATTCCGTTTGATGGTCCGTGTGCTACCACACAGGTTGGTCTGATCAATGGTGAATATATCATCAACCCTACCATGGCACAGAAAGATGTATCTGACCTTCAGCTTACAGTAGCTTCCACAAGAGAGAAAGTAATCATGATCGAAGCCGGCGCAAAAGAAGTTCCGGAAGACAAGATGATCGAAGCTATCTATAAAGCTCATGAAGTAAACCAGGAGATCATCAAATTTATCGATAAGATCGTAGAAGAATGCGGAAAACCGAAACACAGCTACGAATCATGTGCAGTTCCGGAAGAACTCTTCGCAGCGATCAAAGAAATCGTACCTCCGGCAGAAATGGAAGTTGCCGTATTCTCTGACGATAAACAGACAAGAGAAGAAAATATCCGTCAGGTAACAGAGAAACTGAAAGAAGCTTTTGCTGACAAGGAAGAGTGGCTTGCAGTTCTGGGCGAGGCTGTATATCAGTACCAGAAGAAGACTGTCCGCAAGATGATCTTAAAAGACCACAAACGTCCTGATGGTCGTGCCATTACTCAGATCCGTCCTCTGGCAGCAGAGACAGATATTATCCCCAGAGTACATGGCTCTGCTATGTTCACACGTGGACAGACACAGATCTGTACCATCACAACTCTGGCTCCTCTTGCAGAAGCACAGAAGCTTGACGGACTTGACGAATTTGAAACTTCAAAGAGATATATGCATCACTACAATTTCCCGTCCTACTCTGTAGGTGAGACAAAACCATCCAGAGGACCGGGACGTCGTGAGATCGGACATGGTGCACTTGCTGAGAGAGCATTAGTTCCTGTACTTCCAAGCGAAGAGGAATTCCCATATGCGATCCGTACTGTATCTGAGACATTTGAATCCAATGGTTCTACTTCTCAGGCAAGTATCTGTGCATCCACAATGTCTCTGATGGCAGCCGGTGTACCGATCAAAAAACCGGTAGCAGGTATTTCCTGTGGTCTGGTAACAGGCGATACAGATGATGATTACATTGTTCTCACAGATATCCAGGGACTTGAAGACTTCTTCGGAGATATGGACTTCAAGGTAGCCGGAACTCATGACGGTATCACAGCAATCCAGATGGATATCAAGATCCATGGACTGACAAGACCGATCGTAGAAGAAGCGATCAGACGTACAAAAGAAGCAAGAGAATATATCCTGACAGAAGTTATGGAGAAATGTATTGCAGCTCCACGTACATCTGTAGGCGAATATGCTCCGAAGATCATTCAGATCCAGATCGATCCTCAGAAGATCGGTGATGTTGTAGGTCAGAGAGGAAAGACTATCAATACGATCATCGAGCGTACAGGTGTTAAGATCGATATCACAGACGAAGGTGCGGTATCTATCTGTGGAGTTGATCAGAAGAGCATGGATGAGGCAGCTAACATGGTTAAGATCATTGCAACTGATTTTGAAGCAGGACAGATCTTTACAGGTAAAGTTGTCAGCATCAAAGAGTTTGGTGCATTCGTTGAATTTGCACCGGGTAAAGAGGGAATGGTACACATTTCCAAGATCTGTAAAGAAAGAATCAATCGTGTTGAGGATGTTCTCACACTTGGTGATAAAGTTAAGGTTGTCTGCCTTGGCAAAGACAAGATGGGAAGAATCAGCTTCAGCATGAAGGATGTACCGGAAGAAGCGTAA